GGAAACATGCCGAACTGCCGATGTGATCAACCAGATAGGAACTGCACAGTGAGGTATATTTTCCGTTGCCGGAAATATGCTGGCTTCTGATGGCGTCCTCAATGTACTCCATCTCGCGCCCGAGCACCGAAGCGACGTTAAATGGAACTACGGCCATCGCGCTCCGTCCCGGCACCACGCACCGATTGTCTGTGTCTTCCTCATGCACTTCCCCAAATGCATCCCCCGGCGGATGCGACCGACATTGCGCGATTCGTATCATATTTCAGGAGCGTATTTGCATGATCCAGTAAGTATACGGAATCCATGCCCGTTCTTTGAGCCACCCAGTCACGTCCCCAAAATGGCGCCGCGCCAGCTCTGTGTATCCCTCCGGACTACGGATGCTCTTTCCCCGGTCCTGCCCAACGATGAACCGCGCCAGCGGATTCTGGCCGGGCACGAAGGTACCGTCCACCGTGATGATACGCCCCCCCGGTTTCAGCCCGGAAGCGAAGGCATCAAATAATTCGTCGACTTCCGGGTCATCCAAATGGTGAAGGAGGCCCGTCGCCAAGATAAGATCGAAGGTACCAAATTTCGCGAGCGCTGCCTTGTCCAGAAGACTGGCCTGAAATTGCCCTCTCTCTCCCCACCTGTTGCGGGCCTTCTCGATATAGGGCTCGCTTATGTCAAATCCGAGATATTGTACATCCGGCATTACCGATAGAATGTCAGCCGTGCCGCAGCCGACATCCAGCACTCGTTCACCTGGCCGGGCCTTGATGAATTCGCGTTGCATCCATACCCGATTCCGGCGCGCGCCCATCAAGGTCTGCGCAAAATCATAAACCGTCGGGTTTGAAAGGATGGCAAGAATGCCTGACGTATCCTGGGCCATTAAGTTTCTTTCAAAGTTTCCTAGCGACCACCACGCGGCTCCCGCCGGCCGGCCAACGAATTCCCCTCTCCGTCATTGCCACCTCGGCTGTAGTGATGATCGCAAGCAACGAATTTATCAAAGGTGAAATTTCGAATTCCTGGCGCGCGATCTCGCGCGGGTCGCGGGTGTCCGGCGCGCCGCGAGAGAGGACACGACTCAGTGCCATAACAGGAAGGAGGCCCACGGTATAACTT
Above is a window of Parvibaculum lavamentivorans DS-1 DNA encoding:
- a CDS encoding class I SAM-dependent methyltransferase, which encodes MAQDTSGILAILSNPTVYDFAQTLMGARRNRVWMQREFIKARPGERVLDVGCGTADILSVMPDVQYLGFDISEPYIEKARNRWGERGQFQASLLDKAALAKFGTFDLILATGLLHHLDDPEVDELFDAFASGLKPGGRIITVDGTFVPGQNPLARFIVGQDRGKSIRSPEGYTELARRHFGDVTGWLKERAWIPYTYWIMQIRS